A window of the Mucilaginibacter sp. cycad4 genome harbors these coding sequences:
- the murF gene encoding UDP-N-acetylmuramoyl-tripeptide--D-alanyl-D-alanine ligase, producing MITTQQLYDIYLKHPVISTDTRKITPGSLFFALKGDKFDANTFAQKALEAGAAYAVIDNPDYKLGDQYLLVEDVLTALQGLARHHRRQLSIPVIGLTGTNGKTTTKELINAILSQHFKTQATQGNLNNHIGVPLTILTIDAGHEAAVIEMGANHQKEIELLCSIAQPSHGLITNIGKAHLEGFGGIEGVKKGKGELYDYFAPQPPEGGAGKAGGVVFVNSDDAVLMEMAAARRLTHVEYYGTDAIDNLISGELLENSPLLTLEWTNNKTGDSYKVKTQLTGTYNLPNILVAICIGTYLGLSANEINAGIEGYQPKNNRSQIVQTATNTLICDYYNANPSSMFVAIENVGKIEAKRKVLILGDMFEMGTEAAVEHASVIRKAMDTPVDERIFIGKDFLAASQSMDHGSWIIDTNKFYETAEDAIAVLKARPITSSTILIKGSRGMALERLVELF from the coding sequence ATGATTACAACCCAACAACTCTACGATATATACCTCAAACACCCGGTAATCAGCACCGATACCCGAAAGATAACACCGGGCAGCCTGTTCTTCGCGCTTAAAGGTGATAAGTTTGATGCCAATACCTTCGCCCAAAAAGCTTTGGAGGCCGGTGCGGCTTACGCGGTAATTGATAATCCCGACTATAAACTGGGTGATCAATATTTATTGGTTGAGGATGTATTAACCGCCTTACAGGGCCTCGCCCGCCACCACCGCCGCCAGTTGAGCATTCCGGTCATCGGCCTTACAGGCACCAACGGTAAAACCACCACCAAAGAGCTGATCAACGCCATACTGTCGCAGCATTTTAAAACCCAGGCCACCCAGGGCAATTTAAATAACCATATAGGTGTACCGCTTACCATTTTAACCATTGATGCCGGTCATGAAGCTGCAGTTATTGAGATGGGGGCCAATCATCAAAAAGAGATCGAGTTGCTTTGCAGTATAGCCCAGCCTTCGCATGGATTGATTACTAATATAGGTAAGGCGCACCTGGAAGGTTTTGGCGGGATAGAAGGCGTAAAGAAAGGGAAAGGGGAGCTGTATGATTATTTTGCCCCCCAACCCCCTGAAGGGGGAGCAGGTAAAGCAGGTGGCGTTGTTTTTGTAAACAGCGATGATGCTGTTTTAATGGAAATGGCGGCTGCCCGCCGTTTAACTCATGTGGAATATTATGGTACAGATGCCATTGATAACCTGATCAGCGGTGAACTGCTTGAAAACTCGCCTTTACTTACTTTAGAGTGGACCAACAATAAAACCGGCGATAGCTATAAGGTTAAAACTCAATTAACGGGCACTTATAACCTGCCTAATATTTTGGTGGCTATTTGCATTGGTACCTATCTCGGCTTATCGGCGAACGAAATAAACGCCGGGATTGAAGGCTATCAGCCTAAAAATAACCGTTCGCAAATTGTACAAACGGCTACCAATACCCTCATTTGCGATTATTACAATGCCAACCCCAGCAGCATGTTTGTAGCTATTGAAAACGTTGGGAAAATTGAGGCAAAAAGGAAAGTGCTTATTTTGGGCGATATGTTTGAAATGGGGACAGAAGCAGCTGTTGAACATGCATCAGTTATCCGCAAAGCGATGGATACACCTGTTGATGAACGGATTTTTATCGGAAAGGATTTTTTAGCTGCTTCGCAGTCCATGGACCATGGATCATGGATCATAGACACCAATAAATTTTATGAAACTGC